The region TTAATGCTCCTCATAtttcatgattagtgatgagtgagtatactcgttgctcgggttttcccgaggacgctcgggtgatctccgagtatttgtaagtgctcggagatttagttttcgttgcctcagctgcatgatttacagctgatagacagcttgaatacatgtgggattccctagcaactaggcaacccccacatgtactcaggctggctagcagtcgtaaatcatgcagctgtgtcaacaaaaactaaatctccgagcagttacaaatactcagagaccacccgagcgtgcttgggaaaacccgagcaacgagtatacttgctcatcactagtcatgatccATACAGCATTACCATCCCATTATTTCATTTTAAACTGATGCTAAATATTTGATGCTTTCTTACTTCCAGGGCTGTGTAATTGCTTTATTTCCAGAGATTCATTGCTAGTTGACAAACAGATAAAAGCCCTTACAGGGTTATCCAGGGTAAGAAAAAAATCTGTTCTATTTTGTTTTTATCAGAAACAGTACACTCTTGGTATTGGACTGTGATATTGCAGATTTTCCTACTAAATGTAATACCAGACACAGTACAGTAAAAACTCAGTTTCTGAACaaaaagcggaaaaaaaaaatctgtagaaaAATTACATTTTAAGAAGGAGGTTAGTGcatagattaaaaaaataaataaatcatggaCATAGTAACAGTcatcattaggccggggtcacacatgcgagttttacggacgtaagagcgcagaaactacgtccgtaaaactcgcattacatacggcacaattattctcaatggggctgctcctattagccgtatattacggatccgtaatatacggcgttctacggccgtacaaaatcacagcatgctgcgtttgtcagcgtattgcgcaaataatacgccaatgaaagtctatggggcgagaaaaatacggattccacacggacctgcagtgtgacttgcgagaaatacgcagcggtgttagtgaaaagtcggtaattcaattgccggctttttccttctccttcacaaacccaacataatatgagacatggtttacatacagtaaaccatctcatatccccattttttttgcatattccacactactaatgttagtagtgtgtatgtgcaaaatttgtgcactgtagctgctataataaagggttaaatggcggaaaaaattggcgtgggctcccgcgcaattttctccgccagactggtaaagccagtgactgagggcagatattaatagccaggagagggtccatggttattggcccccccgtggctaaaaacatctgcccccagccaccccagaaaaggcacatctggaagatgcgcctattctggcacttggccactctcttcccactccctgtagcggtgggatatggggtaatgaagggttaatgccaccttgctattgtaaggtgacattaagccagattaataatggagaggcgtcaattatgacacctatccattattaatccaattgtaggaaagggttaaaaaacacacacacacatgattaaaaaggattttaatgaaataaacacagcggttgttgtaataatttattgttctcgcaatccatttgcaaaccctcgcttggcaaaataataaacgcacaatatacataccttctgatgtcagatcacgtcccacgatgtaatccatctgaaggggttaactaatattacaggcaggagccctgctaaatgcagcggtgcttgtgtctgtaatcccccggcgaatgaatgaaatgtaggtcattgacctacatttccttcagtcgcggtgatgcgccccctggtggatgtcctcatatgacctggagcgtgggaaaaagttcccaggctgcagttcatgagaacatccaccagagggcgcctcaccgcgactcaatgtaagtacagatccagctttcctttcagcacccggggattacaggcacgagcgagtggtttatcgcagctcgtgcctgtaatattagttaaccccttcagatggattacttcgtgggacgtgatctgacatcagaaggtatgtatcttgtgcgtttattattttgccaagcgagggcctggaaatggattgcgagaacaataaattattacaacaaccgctgtgtttatgtcattaaaatcctttttaataatgtgtgtgtgttttttaaccctttccaacaattggattaataatggataggtgtcataattgacgcctctccattattaatctggcttaatgtcaccttacaatagcaaggtggcattaacccttcattaccccatatcccaccgctacagggagtgggaagagagtggccaagtgccagaataggcgcatcttccagatgtgccttttctggggtggctgggggcagatgtttttagccacgggggggccaataaccatggaccccctcctggctattaatatctgccctcagtcactggctttaccactctggcggagaaaattgcgcgggagcccacgccaattttttctgccatttaaccctttatttcagcagctacagcgctgaaattttgcacatacacactactaacattagtagtgtggaatatgcaaaaaaaaaggggatatgagatggtttactgtgtgtaaaccatgtctcatatcctgtcgggtttgtgcaggagaaatgaaaagccggcaattgaattaccggctgttcacagatatcgcgctgaatgaaatctaaatacagaatatatatatgtgtctcaatgacatatatatatatatactgtatatatgttttccctaacatttgagcacataaatccattagatgtcggttttgcaagcctgcgcgaaaatctcgcagtacggatgccatacggattacatacggaggatgccatgcgcaaaatacgctgacacaccctgagtacggatcaatattttgggaacatttctccgtattacggccgtagtacggacgtataatacgtggcgtattgtcttacgccaagtgtgactccagccttagagtgaCTTGTTGTCTAAGACAGTGTCATCGTACATGGCCCATAACAGTGCTAGTCATGATGCCCTCCTGACTGTCAGGCACCATGCCCCCATGACTCTACCCATCATCATGACCCCATCCCAGTACAAGCCACCTTTCCACAACTGCAGCCAGTCACAACTCTATACTGCTTTCTTCTTCCAGCACGTGGTTGCAGGCTGTGACAACTCACTGATAATTTACTTTTCCTGTACAGCACAGAAAAAATAGTTTTATCAGCAAAAGTAACTTCTACTCATCAGTTTATGCCGGGGCGGAATCACATCACCTACCTGCACATCGATGGAAGAAACCCACTATTGGGAATTACACAGTATTAATCACATCTCATAGAAGAAATATAATAAAGATTAGAATTAACTGTTTATAAAATTTTCATACTTCAGAGGATAGGCAGCTCCTCCAGAAGAAAACATAAAAGCTTACTTCCCCACTGATAGACCAAAGACCTAAAGCTTAATAGCCAACATCAAAGGGAAGTTATGGTATAAAACATCTCAATATAAAAACCACAATCCCGTGTTTctttgttttttatgtttgtttccTCTTTGTTGGGGCAGGTATAGCCAGATAGCATCCTAGGAGTACTTTCATGGATAGTAAAGAATGACATTGTAGTATATTATACTGGTCCTCTTTATTTAATTTTCATGCGATGATAATAGTCACAATCAGGAGACTAGAATAGAAGATCACCCTAATAGAATGACAGGTATGTTTAGGTCGCAATCCCAGGTAGATGCATTACGTAGCTAGGGACAGCGGGAGTGTGGGGGAgttggagaattcttccagttctctACAATGGTCTATCTGTATATAGCCATCATCGAAAAATAGGGAGGAATAAATTAATTTGCGAACCCACTTTAGGAAGAATCAAggagaaacgtgcgtaggggtgagGGACCACAATCAATACCTCCTTGGTCCTGTCTGCCATTCCATCAGATAACATATAGCTTTTCATATTGGCTTTATTTTCTATAAATAAGTTGGGTCACGGATTCATTTATTCCTCCCTGTTTTTGGATGATAGCGATATACGGATCGACCCATAGTTACCTGAAGCCATATTTTATGTGCACTTTACACATGCACTGTGGGTGTAAAACACGATAATCACAAACTATATTAACTGTTAGCCTGATAGATCTATATGAATAGATTGAATATATTCTAtacttttttataactttttacataaatatatatacatgaaTTCATACATATAGGAGGAAACACtggttattatttttatttaaatccttccccctcttttctCTCTATAGCTAATATATTGCAGGTGGAGTTTGAGGCCCTTCCTTCATCTTCATTTAGGATAACAACTTGACAAGCCATCATAGCAACAGCCGAATTTAGGGGTAGCCATTGTGCTTGATTTCGTGAACACAAGATTTTTTTACTTTTCTAGTACCCCCTATGTGTGGTTCCTGAATGACACATTTACCTTTATTCTATCATGTATAGTATCAGACTTATAAACAGAGGCACTTCTTTTTTTTAACTTGATTGTTATTTAAATATGTCTAATAAAtaattttgtatttaaaaaaaaaaatatgcatctCTTTGGAGTTTTGGGGTAGAAACTGTAACCCAAAAATAGGTTAAAGCATTGTGTAAGTTAGTTTTAAGGATTTTTTTcttaaatctcatctcccgagtatTATGCTGCTTGCCAATCCGCATGGAAGATCCACAGCAAATAGATTAGTAGTTTCACAGAGATTTACAGTATGAAACCAAAGGACTATGCACAATAATAGCACTCCCCAAGAGACATTTGTGCTTATTAGCCACTAAGCCCCACTAGAAAAACCAACAGCTAAATTCTTTTTGTAGTCAAGAGTTTAATTTCCTTCATTCTGACAGCTGCCTCCGATTTGGGGCACCAAGCCAGGGACATCCTGGCCACAAAAAACAAAGCTGAAAAAGTCATGTGTTCTCAGCTAAATATAGGAGATCAGGTGGAGATCGTGAAGAGGTTTGAGTGGAACTGCCCAGGTACCAAACTTGGAACTACTGAGACATTTAAGTCCATGTTGGGGCAGAGACTTCAAGAAGTGATTTTAGTATGTGAAGTATAATCTCTGATGTATAAAAAATAATATTCACTGGTACATGGTTTTCTTGTCAAATACGTATGAAACTTTTAAGTGTTAATTGATACATCTCTGCTCGGTAAAATTAATAATTCAGGATGTTCTTTTCAGCAGATATCAAATTTGGGAGCCATTAAGATTATGACTTCATTAAAACGAATCTTCATGGTGGTCTGCTTCCTGGTATCAATCTGTTTGATCAATCTGAGACATTTAAGTCCATGTTGGGGCAGAGACTTCAAGAAGTGATTTTAGTATGTGAAGTATAATCTCTGATGTATAAAAAATAATATTCACTGGTACATGGTTTTCTTGTCAAATACTTATGAAACTTTTAAGTGTTAATTGATGCATCTCTGCTCGGTAAAATTAATAATTCAGGATGTTCTTTTCAGCAGATATCAAATTTGGGAGCCATTAAGATTATGACTTCACTAAAACGAATCTTCACGGTGGTCTGCTTCCTGGTATCAATCTGTTTGATACTATTTATCAAGAGCTATTCACGTAAGAGGATTGATTACAATCTCTTTATTTTGTCGGAATACAACATGAGCGCCATAGCTCAGGACACCATCACACCGCTCAAAGGCAATAAAACTTTCATCATTGCCCCTTACTACGACAACCGAGAAGAAAACCTGGTTCGAGTTTTAGGAATCGTGCATCATGCAAAAGTGAAAAAACTCATGTGTTATTTTTCTTGCTATGGGCAGAAATATTTGGTTATAACTGAGGCAAAGATAGATATCCATGAAGATCACTTTGGCTTTCCTTTTGGCTTAGCTGATATAAAATGTTACGAGCCGACGCAATGTCAAGCAAACCATATGTATCTCGATGAGTCTTCAGGCGGAGGACTCTCATCATTGACCAGGTTTGAAATCAGAAATCGAGAACGGGAGGCATTTACTGCAAATTTTACAGTCTGCATTTCCACCATGTATGGAAATTACAGCAACACTTTACAGTTCATTCAGACCATTGAGATGTATAAATTGCTCGGGGCACAATGGGTTACAATTTATCTGAAAAACTGCAGCCAGcaggtggaaaaaatcttggactactACAGCAAAGAAGGCACTGTTGAAATTGTACCATGGCCCATTGAAAAGTTTTTACGGCCATCTCAAAAGTGGCGTCATGATGACAAGGATGACAAAGACATTGGCTACTATGGGCAAGTATCAACTTTGAATGACTGCCTTTATAAAAATATGTACAAAAGTAAGTATGTGTTGCTCAATGACGTTGATGAGATCATTTTACCATTTGAGGATATGACATGGGACAGCATGATGGAAAAGCTTCAAAGAGAAAACCCAGATGTAGGAGTTTTCTTATTTGAAAGCCACAATTTCCCTCAAACTGCAGTCACTGCTGAAAACTTTCCTGATACATCATCATGGAAAGATGTCCCTGGTTTCAACTTACTGAGCCATGTCCACAGAGAACCCATAAGACCACACGTATTCAATGCAAGGAAGATGATCGTGGATCCAAGAAAAGTTGTTCAGACTTCTGTTCACTCGGTTTTAAAAAATTATG is a window of Ranitomeya variabilis isolate aRanVar5 chromosome 2, aRanVar5.hap1, whole genome shotgun sequence DNA encoding:
- the LOC143805243 gene encoding uncharacterized protein LOC143805243; the protein is MTSLKRIFTVVCFLVSICLILFIKSYSRKRIDYNLFILSEYNMSAIAQDTITPLKGNKTFIIAPYYDNREENLVRVLGIVHHAKVKKLMCYFSCYGQKYLVITEAKIDIHEDHFGFPFGLADIKCYEPTQCQANHMYLDESSGGGLSSLTRFEIRNREREAFTANFTVCISTMYGNYSNTLQFIQTIEMYKLLGAQWVTIYLKNCSQQVEKILDYYSKEGTVEIVPWPIEKFLRPSQKWRHDDKDDKDIGYYGQVSTLNDCLYKNMYKSKYVLLNDVDEIILPFEDMTWDSMMEKLQRENPDVGVFLFESHNFPQTAVTAENFPDTSSWKDVPGFNLLSHVHREPIRPHVFNARKMIVDPRKVVQTSVHSVLKNYGKTLNVPLRTALVHHCRGPHQPGLNRSLLIDDQTIWKFNVSLIRNVNQVLNQIAFQ